CAACGATTTACCCGTGCTTTTCTAAAGACTAAACTTTTATCAAACTCACGTTATTTTTGTAAATATTTTAAAATAGGAACTTTTAGCGCATCCGGGATCTCAACTATACTATCTGGATCAGGGGTAAGATAGCCTTTGTTAGGTCTGACGAATATACTACTTTGGGCGACGACGCGATGCATCGGTTCATTAGGTTCCCACGGGCTTTCGACTAATCCTTCGATATCTTCTCTTTTTCGCAGGATAACCCTACCTACCTCATCATGAAAGCCGTCGCAAGCAAAAAAAAGTGCCACGCGAACGTCAGTCGTAAAATCTATCAGATTGGTTTTTCCACCATAATGCTGAAGTTGGATTAGAATTTGTAAAGCACTGTGCCCAAATCCCAAATCATTATTGTCAATGGATCCTGCAAGATGTTGTCTTGCATGGTTTATCACTATTTCCCTCTGAATACGTTCAATATCAAGATCATCACGCAATATTTGTCGGTACCCTCTCCAAAGGCCTGAGGAAACTTCTGTATAGCATTTAGGCTCGCCACGGAAAATATAGTTTCCGCCTAGAGTCTTATCTTCTATTTCTTGGATCTTTTCTCGAACTTTGCTGATTTCACTCTCGGATTCGGACCGTTTTACTGTG
This genomic interval from Candidatus Poribacteria bacterium contains the following:
- a CDS encoding FRG domain-containing protein; translated protein: MTTVKRSESESEISKVREKIQEIEDKTLGGNYIFRGEPKCYTEVSSGLWRGYRQILRDDLDIERIQREIVINHARQHLAGSIDNNDLGFGHSALQILIQLQHYGGKTNLIDFTTDVRVALFFACDGFHDEVGRVILRKREDIEGLVESPWEPNEPMHRVVAQSSIFVRPNKGYLTPDPDSIVEIPDALKVPILKYLQK